A stretch of DNA from Ancylothrix sp. D3o:
GTTGGCAACGTTTGGCACAGTTGGGTGCATACGATGCTGTGGGGGAAGGAGATCCTTCAAATGGCATTATTCCTGGGTCAAATGTTGGTATGAATAGGGGCGTTAATACTGCGGCTATTCCTGTACAAAATGCAGTTCCGTCGTCCTACGGTACACCCGCTATTCCTGTACAAAATACAGTTCCGTCATCCTACGGTACACCGACTGAACCAGTAACTTTGGCCGGTGTTCCCGTTGCTCACTCTATTTCTCCACCGCCGGTTAATTCGACAGCATTATCAAGTGAACTAACACCTCCAGAATTGGTGATTTCCCGCCAGCCTTTATCAGAAGAAGAACAAGCAATTTTATCAGAAACTCCCCAGACCCAATTAGAAGGAGATGCCCCCGCCAGTGAAGTTGAATCAACTTCAACGGATGTACAGACGTTCTGGCAGAACGTCTCTACAGGCTTTCTTGAATCTACTGCTGCTTATGATCAAACAGCTTCAATTAACCCTAACACAGTAGGGACTGCTGACAATAATTTTATGAGGGTAGGGCAACTTGTCCCAGGGCAATTAGTGACGCCGGTTGCTGCAATTGATTCTGGTAATAGGCAAAGCCAAACCGGGAATATTGCTCAAAGATTTGTGGTTGCTCTTTCTAACCCGTTGCTGGCATCAGATGGTGCGGTACTATTTCCAGCTTCATCTCAAGTTGTGTTTGAGATAAAAAACGTTCAGAAAAATGGATTAGTGGAGGCAGTTGGGGTTGCCTTAATAGATGGGCAAGTTGAGTACCGTTTACCGACTGGTGCAATCTCTATTCGTGGGCAAAATGGAGAACCCTTAATAGCAGAACGCCGACGGGATGATTCTGGTTTGTTTGGCCGGGATTTACAAACATTTGGTTTAGGGGCTGCTGCAAAAGTTGGGGAAGTATTGAACCGGCCCCAACGTGAAAGTAGTTATTCTGGATTTGGTGGTGGTGGCTCCACAGTAGAACGTGGTTCTCCCAATATTTTAGGTGCAGTATTAGAAGGCGGATTTTCACCAGTTTTAGAATCTAATACCCGGCGGAATGAGCGCGCCATTCAAGAAATTGAAAGCCGGCCTCCCCTTTGGTATATCGAACAAGGAAAGGGTGTCCAGGTTTTTATAAACTCCAGTTTCCAACTTCAACAATCTTGATAAATTATGTTCAAACTTCCTTTGACGGGTTTAATTTTGAGCCTGGCATTAACGATTTCTTTTGGAGAATCGGCTTTTGCCAATAGTGTGTTGCGTTTGACGAGGGAACAAGCATCAGGGGTTGGTGTTCTGCCAACTAATATTAAAGTTGCTCCTGGTGCCGGTGTAAATATTATGGTTCCTTCTGACGAAATTATCCAGAAAGCTTGGCTAGACAATCCCGCTTTTGTCACCCTAGATGCTGATGGTTGTCTGGAAGGATTAGCNNNNNNNNNNNNNNNNNNNNNNNNNNNNNNNNNNNNNNNNNNNNNNNNNNNNNNNNNNNNNNNNNNNNNNNNNNNNNNNNNNNNNNNNNNNNNNNNNNNNGAAATTATCCAGAAAGCTTGGCTAGACAATCCCGCTTTTGTCACCCTAGATGCTGATGGTTGTCTGGAAGGATTAGCCAAAAAATGTGAGACCAATAGACCGGCTACCCTCGTCCACTTAAAGCTGATTGAACGCTTAGACTTTGAAGGATTACCTGCTGCTAATCACTCCCTATTAACTTTAGTGTCAAATGGTTCTGGTGGTTCTCAGGTTTACCTGTTTAAAATTCATCCCTCCGATAAAGTAGGTTACTACACTGTTCAAATTGTTGGACAGAATTTTACACAAGCAAGGCAAACATTAATACCTCAACAAGCTTACCAGAATTTCACACAGACAAGGCAAACATTAGCACCCACAGTTTCTAACCCTACCATACAACCAACAGAAATCCCTAGAATTTCTACAATTTCTATACCAGGGATTGAGCAAGGAATTAAAGTGGCGCTTGGGCGTTCTCTTTTAATTTCGGGTTCTCAACTGTGGAATCGAATCAATGATTTTCTTTCTCGTATAAAGGCCGGTCAATCCCCAGAGATGGCAATGCGAGCAGCGGGGATTTCTCAAGATTTGGTGATGAAATTACAGCAATTGGGTTCTCAAGATATCAGAGCCAATCAAATTTAGTGGGGGATTTATGTTTAGGATAAATTTAGTTTGGCGAACGTTGTATTGGTTTCTTTTTGGATTAGCCCTGACTTTGTTTTTATCAGGTTTGTTACTGATGCGGAGTGAAAGAGGGTTTTCTCAAACTCCGATATCTCCATCTACACCGGCACCACCGGGTAGCCAAATTGGTAATCCAGAAGCGCCGGTGTCTACCCTTTCATGGAATGGGGTAGCGCTTCCTGATTGGGGTCAAATTACTTTTAGTTCCATGCCTCCAATAACAGAAGGGGGAAGTTTTACTGCCACACCGGATATGGTAAGTCGGTTGGGATATGACCCTTCCAGAAGTTGGCAGAGGGGCCAAAATCCAGCAACTTTTACCATGATTGGAGATTTTCAAGATTCGTTTCGGCTACAAGAATTTGATTTATCTAAAATTGGTGAATTTGTTGGGCAAACTTTTGATAATCTACGCCTTTCAGATTTTGGGGTAATGAAATTTCAAAACCTCCAAAGTTTAGTTGAGGCGGTTCCGGGGTTGGGTGATTTCCCAGTAAATCAAGTTAAACCCATACTTGATTTGCTAACTGCACAAGTTCCGATGGGTGTAGACTCTTCCCAAACCCTCTCCCAATTGCTGACAAATTCTCCACAATTAGGGGAACTACCATTAGCTTCTTTACCCCTGGAACAATATCCAATTAGCGATATCCCTAACTTA
This window harbors:
- a CDS encoding TrbI/VirB10 family protein; this translates as WQRLAQLGAYDAVGEGDPSNGIIPGSNVGMNRGVNTAAIPVQNAVPSSYGTPAIPVQNTVPSSYGTPTEPVTLAGVPVAHSISPPPVNSTALSSELTPPELVISRQPLSEEEQAILSETPQTQLEGDAPASEVESTSTDVQTFWQNVSTGFLESTAAYDQTASINPNTVGTADNNFMRVGQLVPGQLVTPVAAIDSGNRQSQTGNIAQRFVVALSNPLLASDGAVLFPASSQVVFEIKNVQKNGLVEAVGVALIDGQVEYRLPTGAISIRGQNGEPLIAERRRDDSGLFGRDLQTFGLGAAAKVGEVLNRPQRESSYSGFGGGGSTVERGSPNILGAVLEGGFSPVLESNTRRNERAIQEIESRPPLWYIEQGKGVQVFINSSFQLQQS